The genomic segment taaaaaatggctacttttgcaAAGCAGTTAGTTTTTAAAgtaactactttcacaaaatgactattcatgaaaattgactactttcaaaaagtgactatttttaaaaagtatctactttcacaaagtggctaTTTTCTAAAAGTGACTACTTTtacaaagtgactattttcttaagtgaatacttttgcaaaacgactatttttgaaaagtagctacttttcgcaagtaatattttgaaaaagcggctacttttgtaatgtgattacttttgcaaagttgctatttttgaaagttactactttcacaaaatgtcTAGTTTTGCAAAGTTGAGAGATAGAGGTGGTGGTAGGGAGGTGAGAGGTAAGGGTTGGGGGTAGGTGGTGATAGGGGTAGGGGGTGGGCTGGGTGGTTATAGGGGTGGGGAGGGAGGTAGtggggggtggtgggggtgggggtaggagGGGGTggttaaggaacttgttttctagagaaaatattttccaaaacattttgaccaaccaaacatgggaaaattaaaaaacatttccttcataccaaacacactctatATGTTGTGGgttttatccattttacccATTAATTTACCCATATTTTAAGTGGATAATATGGGTTGACTCATATTGGACCCATATTAAATGGATAGGATATCCAACCCATTTAAAATGGGTTGGATCGGGCGGATAACCATATTTTAAACCCATTTTGCCACCTCTATGTTGTGCATTTGGTTGTTTTTTAGTAAGAATTGGAGAAAAGTGTTTGAGTATGATTTCTTGGGACTTACTGGTTGAGATATTTGAGGCATTGATAAGAGGAATATGTGAAAACTGTGATGATAGTAAGTTATTATTCCACTTATTCTTAAttaaaggggtcgtttggtaactggttagagttatgcatgtattagtaatacatgaattagttatgagggaatctatTAGTTATTCATGTACTTAGTTATTCCACCTTCTATCCTGCACGAAATAATACATTCTTTCATAAGTTATGCATGTATATTAGTTATGTGGGGTTTTAAATTGCAAATCAACAACatattaattttatacatgaataacttaccttctaactagctaccaaacgacccctcaACTGTGGTGCCCGCTCAACTCCTACATCCTCCCACTAAGTACAGATCATCTAGCTTTTTTTGCTTCTACCAGGACTTGTATCCCGGTTTCCCGTAGTCTTCATTCTCTCTTGTTGAACACTATGTCACACCCTTGGGTGCCTCGCTATATGTATTTTGATATTACAATGTTGCATGATGTATTTGCTTATCAATGTGACGTGTTTACACTGGCAATTTTGGTCATCTAAGCCAGTGGGCCCTTGACCTAGTATTTAAGGAGGGGGTGCTGAGAGTTGACACACAATCAGGCTCAAGTATGGGATTGGGTCGAATTTATGGGTTTAACGTGTTTTTCCTACGAGTATGTCCTATATGGTATAAAGGGGAGCCTTAGCGTAACGggtaaagttgctgccatgtgaccaTGAGGTCACGGGTTTGAGCCATGGAAACAACCTTTTGCAGAAATGTAGGGTAAGATTGCGTACAATAgaccttgtggtccggcccttcccttggaccccgcgcatagcgggagcttagtgcgcCATGCTTTCCTTTTGTGTCCTATGGTACCTGTTTTTACCAATTGGTGGTGTAAATATTGGATATTCCTATTATTATGATGTCGTGAAATTTCATTATTTGGCTTGGACTTAAGTGGCTTTATGACTTGTTCATGTATTTAAGTATTTTTAGAAATGCCGGAATATGAAAAATCAAACACGTAGTGCTCGCCatccaaaagaaattaaacatgtAGTACTTTATAAGAACTAGTATAAGAATTTGCTTCTGGTACATGATCACATGGAGATCATTTAACTACAGTCTCTCTTCTCATCTGTCACCAGATTGCATCATCCAATTCCCTTATTCTGTTGTTTTGAGACGGAGAAAACAAATATCTTAATTACATAGTTCTAATTCTTGAGGTGTTCTGTTACATCGATACACTTGaatattattcagacttgtattatAGAGGCGCAGTGTGCATTTTCACTAGTAATTTGCTGATCAAAGTCTTTTTGTAGTGGAATGCTTGTTCAAGATCCATCTAAAGCAAATAATGTGGACGCAATATTCGATCAAGCTAGACAACATGCAGCTGTTGAAGGACCTCCTGCATCCTCTGGCTCTAGAAGCTTTACTGGAACTTCTAGAAGACTTACGGGTGAGACTGTGTCTGCTGCTGCTCCTCAGCCACCTGAGAGTGTTACTCATATTATCACTTTCTGGACCAATGGGTTCACTATAGATGATGGGCCCTTGCGGAGGTTTGATGATCCAGAAAATGCCCCTTTCTTAGAGGTAATGTCAGTCATGAGTTTACCCTTTGAATGTTACCTGTAGTTCTTCATCTTTGTGGTTCTATATTCATTACACATGTGGTTCTCCTCAGCTGAGTCAACTAAGCCTCCTTTCGTTAGAATAGGTGTTCACATAAATTTGCACCATTCTACTCTTTTTGTTGGAACTGATATGAACCATAACTCAAGTGTAGCATAATGGATTCAACTGAGCATTTTTAAGTATAGGGTATGTCCAATTTTTTCTTCTACGAGAGCTTGGTGATAGGTCTTTGGGCAGAATTTGGATCTTGCTTTTATCCTAGTCAAAAGCTCCATTTCAAACTAGTTGACGTGATGGCATTATTCAGACTACAAAACACAAAAACTGGACCTTGCATATAGATTAGTTCATGGTTTTTGTTAGGAATCTCATATATAAATGGCCTTTGGATTAGGTAAATGCACATCGTGCTTACTATCTATCTTGCACATCTCGAAAGTTGCTACTACTGAAGTATTGTGCATCTAGAAAAATGATAAAAGAGGCGTGTTGTAGGTTTAACAGTGTTTTTTAGATTCTGTTGTTTCTCCTATTTTTGGTCGGCTATAAACCACTTCCTGTAGCTATGGGTGACAACGATGGTTTCCCTCCACTAAGGCAATAACCCCCTCACCCAAACTCTGCCCCTGACATTTGTTTGCTTTTTAATGCTTCAGGGTCAGACCTTTAGTTACATAAATGTTATAATCCTAATCGTGTTATCCAATATTCAACCTCAAGTTAAAGTTAGTGACTAGCTAAAACTTTTCTCTGAAAGGGACCAACTTAAACCTTTCTCTGAAAGGGAAAATGTGAATCTAAGTAACAATGTAGAACATGTTTTGGAACCATATCATCTAAGTATTCTGATGTGTATAGAAGGTAATCTTTTCTAACGTAGTGATTTTGAAGCAAGTTTGTGACAATAGTAGTGAATTTGCTTGGAGATCCATTATCTTTCACTGGAAGGAGCTGAGAAACTAAATTGAAGGCATCTTAATTTGGTGCTTCCTAGAAGCATATGGAAAACCAGTTGTTGTGTCCTCGCGATGTCTAATCCTGAAACTGTTTTGTGTTATGTCCGTATATGTTGTCTACCCCAAACAAAAATCTTCACATGTACAAAAATAAAGACATATGCATCTTTTGTGTTGATGtccacacacacaaaaaaaatcttCACATTGGCAAATTTGAAGACATAATCACCCCTCCCCCTCCgacccaccaaaaaaaaaccgaaattagtttttctcttttGGGTGATGGGTCCGACTTGTTGaacttaataacatgaattaaGCTCTTAATTCTACTCCCTTCTCTTTTGCAGAGTGCACTTGTATCTGATATTCCATATTAACTTTCTTTCCACATGACTTTTTCTTGTTGAAATTGGAGAAAACTCTGATGTAATTTCATGCCCTCGTTGTTAGGCAGAAGCTGAAGAACCATTAATGTGACTTTTGCTGGTTTTTGCTTTTTCTGTGTAGTTTTTATCTTTCTCCAGACCTTCTATTAATATTTTGGTATGTGTAATTCAGAGTATCCGAAAGTCTGAATGCCCAAAAGAACTTGAGCCAGAAGATAGGAGGACATCTGTTCGAGTTAATCTGACAAGGAGAGAGGAGGACTGCCCTGTACGTCCTTATTCCTCTATTACCAAAGGGTCTCAATTATGCTTCTAAAACCTTGGCCCTTCATGGTAACACACTTTTCTTAATTGGCTTGTGGTCTTATTTGCAGGTACCGGAGAAGCGTCGTACTTTATTTCAGGGCACGGGAAGAACTTTAGGTAGCACTAGCAATGCTGAACAAGTAGACTCCATTGGTGCTATGCCATCATTCACTGCAGCTCCATCGCCATCAGTGGGCCTAGTTGTTGATCAATCACAGCCTTCAACCTCGATCCAACTAAGGTTAGCAGATGGTACACGGATGGTTTCTCGGTTTAACTACCAACACACAATCAGAGATATTCGAGGGTTTATTGATGCATCAAGGCCTGGGGGATCAAGGAGTTATCGACTGCAGACGGTGGGCTTTCCTCCCAAACAACTCTCTGATCTTGACCAGACAGTAGAGCAAGCTGGCCTAGCCAATTCAGTTGTGATCCAGAAACTTTAGGTGGCTACACATTTTATGTTATATCTGCAGCAGTTACACCAAGAACCATGCTGATTTTACAGCTATATTTGAACTACATACACATTCCTAATCACAAGTAGCCTCCAGGGCTAGATAATGTTTTTCTTAAAGCCTACTGATGGATTTCTCTTTTGAAGTTGAGCCGCATTCAGAAAGTTCCTTCTACTTTCCATTCTAAATTTTTTCGTTTTGCATATTGCATGTTCCGTATTGCGCCACAGTCAGTTATTGCCTAGAATCTCTGCGAAGCGCGGTAGTCCGAGCTCTCAAACTTGACTACAGCTGCAGCTTTTATGTTATCCGTTCTCCGTGGTCTGTTATCCATTTTGAGCTCTTAAACATACTCTTGCAAGTATCGTTCTGATTCCTAACTTTACCTTAGTTCCAACAGAAGGAATACTAAGGAGAAAACTCGCTCTCTATGTTAAACTTAAGTATGAAACCGTATTATAAGGCAACTCAGGTGGTTTTAGACTGAACAAATTTCTGTGCAAGATACCGAGTTACAGCGACGAGGATAGAAGACTTTTTGTTTTGCCAGTAACCGAGAGTATGAGTGACTACCATGAGAAAATAAACCAATCATTGTTTCATGTGAACTTGAAGGTTATACCCTTCTGGAATATCTTATGaaaattgttgttatttttgggAGCCAACATTGAATCTAAGATAATCGAATATTTGTTATATAGTTTATTACGGTCCCTAAAAGATTTGCCAAACagacagattttttttttgttttaatcttTTGGTCTTTTAGAGATTTGGAATGAAGAGATTCGTTCTTTTCCCTGTAAAATGATGGATATGTAACAATGTAAAATCTAAAATGATTAAGATTGAGTCAATGTCCTATTGCaaataaattaatatattatacaaaataaataaactacAGTCTATAGGGGGGTCATTTGTTGGAATAAACGAATaacgaaagaaaaagaattaataaCAACTAATTTAGAATGCACTTTATCCTAAATATTAAGATTTCCTACATAGTACAAATAAGAAAGGATTCAATAAATAAAACTTTAGTTGATTTCAAATAAAAACGGTATAAGCACTCGAAATGAAAATCTATGGGTTGAAAATGCGTCTATAGAAAGTTATGGCTGTTGAGAAGATAAATCAAGCTTGAGAAGGGGTATCGAGAAACATTTTCAAACCTTTCCCGCGTGAAATAAAATTAGGACCAGGACTAGAAAATAGGACTATTAATTTTCCCAGCTAAAGTAGGATTACTATTTTAAATCCTAGTTCCACTAGGACAAGAAAGTATCAATTTTCCTATCAATTTTCCTTAACTCCCATATAAATACTAGCATTACTGCTCTCAGAGTAGCAATACTTCTTCACAGAAAAGAATATActaattttctctttctttcagaCAAAAAGAATCGAACAATGGTATTTCCTGGTGTTGAGGCCGCTGCCTACTCTTTCATTCGTCGTGTGCAATCACATCCACAACTTTACGGTCACTTTCGCCAAGTCATGAGTCGTTATGATACTGAAAAGGATGTCTCGGCTGTCGTATCTGAATTGGAGAATCTGTTTCAATACCAACAAGATTTGCTAATTGGCTATCGAGTTTTCTTGCCTCCGCAATTTCAAGAAACGTTACCACATGCACGACAGCCTCGAAAGAACAATGTTATCTGCGCTGATACGAATAAATTGAACCCTTGCATTGTTTTTATGAATAAAGTTCAAAAACGCTTTGCTGATGAAGGGGGTGTTATCAGGGAATACTTAGAGATCATCAGGGCAATCACAAAGGGTAAATTTTCTCACAAAGAGGCTTATGATGCAGTAACGAAAATCTTTGgtgatgaaaatcaagatttggTGGATGAGTTTGAGTTGCTTTTGGGTACTGATTATGGGGCtagaaagaaaattaagaagAAGGGGGATTTATCACCAAGTAATAGTGGTGATGAAATCAAGACTCGAATGCAGAAAAAACATGATGACTTTCGAATGGAAGATGAGATGTTTGAAGTTGACATTCACTTGTCCCATGTCAGAAGAACTGTGAAATCTGCAAAagttttgatggaaattttgagggACTCAGCAGAAAATCAGCATCAAATTATCAACATCGACGAATATTTCAGTGCTGTGAGTCTCAGTTGCATCCGGAAAGAATACGAAGAAGAAGGTTTCTTTATTATTAAAAAACTCCGGGAAGATCCGAAACATGTTCTGCCTCAAATTTTGTCACAGTTGGAGCCCAAAGAAGCGGAACTGGTCAAGTCAAGAGAGAAGCGGAACAGATATTGGCGTGAAGTTCATGAGCAGAAACGGAATTTTATGACAACTTCATCATAGAAGGTATAATTACAGTATAGACATTTAGAGATACTTAAGGAATGTATAATTAATTCAGTATAGGGGTTTTCTTGAACTTGCTCTGTTTATCTATTTGTCAATGTACTGCTGCTTTGTTGTTTTGCCGTTGAATGAATTGCAGATAATTTCATTAAATACAGTAATTCTTTGCACTTTTTACTCTCATTTACGATATTGCAGATACTAATAAGCAAATGTCTATATTTTAGGCTTAAAAGCTCCATCAAAGTGTCAAaacatttgatgattttgatttttcatgTACAGTGAAAGTTAGTAGACTGATCATCTTGCCACTTGAATTTTACTTTGTCATTATTGACATACATGTGGAGAAATAACTGATGATTAAAACGCCCTGTAGCTGATAGTCCTAATCataaatttagaagaaagtcGCCTTTCATCTTGATTTCAATGTTTTTCAACAAAGAAAGTGACTTGCTATTAAGCTTAGCTGTAAAATGAGTGAGACTGACTACAATGCCAAACAGGATAAATGCAACTTATCATTCCAAGAATATTGAAGTTTCCGAAGCTACTATTTCGACTAGATACGGGAATGATTGAAGGCTAAGCATAAATGAACAATGACCACTGGTACTTTAGAGTCTAAACGAAACTCAAAATATCCAGCCTTATCTTACTGTCGCTATCACCAATCAAGAAGTGTATAGAGTAATGGCCACATAGAGATTAAACATGCATTTAGGTAATTAATACCCCCAGTCGCCGATCAGGAACTGTACTATCACAAAGTAATATCCTGGCATGACCTAAGCCAAAGCAAAGATATGGAAGAATGGGGATCAAATCATGACATACTCAAAACGCTGGTTATATATGCAGAGAAAAGAGTTTGATGAAGCATAGCATGCCAATATAAAGCTACTGTCTGAGCTTAATAAAGAATAAGCTAATATTAATTATTTGCACTACAAGTGTTCGTTAATACAACTTGATTTATGCTGTCTTATTAGATCTAGagcaactatttttttttctctaaaccAGCTTCATAACTACAAGTCCTACTATGTGTAGCTAATTCTGTTTGTATCCATCATGGCTGGAATTATTCATCATGATCCGTGTCTGTACACAGGAACTAAAAATTAACATACCCTTTCAAGCCTGTGAAAGATATATTATGTGTTCCGACAAAGAATTTTCAGTGATCATCAGTCCAAAATCAACCATAAACATTCAATCATGACGAAAAGGTAAGCCTCACTAGCTAAAAAGAGGTTAGAAAGGAATAACAGAACCTTTTCTAGGAAAGATTCCATTTTCGAACTTCTACACAAAGCAGCTCcaagaatacaacaacaacatacaatcCCACAAAGGTGaagtctggggagggtagagtgtacgcagtcCTTACCTCtatcttgggaggtagagaggctatttCCGTAGACAAAGCAGCTCCTAGAATCTCAGTTTTATTTCAGAAAACCATCGATATACAAGAATAAATTGGAATAAGTACACAATAATAGACATAATACATGTTACCCAAATAAATCACACACAAATACAAACACAAAATATTTGGAAGCTGGGAACAAAGTGCAAGGACTGCTCTTAACTATTCACAACTGCACAGTGCTTCCTAATCTCACCAGCAGAGCCGGTCTTGACTTCTATCCTGCCCATTTTCTCCATGGCTAGACCGAATTCAACATTAAATTGTTGGAGTGATCCTTGTACTAGCTGGTTGATGTATGACTTTGTTGTCGCACTTGTTGTCAAGGCTGCATCAGATTGGAGTAGCCCTTTTCTCTCGAGCACAAGCTTATAGTAGCTGAGATCAAATTTACTGGAACTGCCTGGATCCATTTCGACAATTGTCGTATTGTCATTGATTGATTTGCATTTCTTCATCTTAAGATTAGCTGCATATTCACTGTCTAGAGACGGATCTTGTGTGCCCCAAACTGTGGTAAAATTGTATAAACGTGATGAAAATGACGGGCAGTGTGAGACTCCAATGGTATGCGCACCTGATAGGAAATTGTTCATAGTAGTAATGATTTTTGTCCAAAAGACCTAAATGGAAAATCTTGATATAGAAGAAGCAGATATCAGCGTGGACGTACTAATTTAAACTTACCAGACAATAGGACCAAGTCTTTAAGGTCAAGACCCTTGCTGGCAAACGATGTCTGGAGACTGGAAAAGTTACTAGTTGGAGGAGGGATGTTGGCCAAGGCTTCCGAGGCGTTTGATAATCTTCCATCTCTTCTACCAGTTGGAACATTCCAGTAAGGGCCTCCCTGAAGAAAAAGGGAGACAGACATTAAGAACATCTTTCCTTTTAGCTTAGCCCTTTCATGTTTTCAATGACTAgttatctcatttttttctattAGCGGCATTAACTATAACCTCAGTTCAATTTATTGGTCTGAGCAGTTTATGCTAGGCAAATATGGTCCGTAATTTAGAAACTAGAATGCATGTTGGTTCAATTTTTATACTTACTGTGACCACAACAGAGTCTCTAGAAACTAAGGCAACAATATCTGCACAAGAGACAATGCCAGGACATTCAGCTTCAACTGCTTTCTTCACACCATCGATGAATGAGAAGCCTCTCAGTGTTTGATTAGGAACTGCCACTTTTTCAGTCTGGTTTTTTGTGCTCGAAGTGAAATTCAGGAGTACAGAAGCATCACAACCCTGTAAAAAACCGATTAAAAAAATCAGAGAAGTACATTATTTCAAGAATGACACTCTTTATATGAAATGAGTGATGAACTTACCCTGACAAAGCAATCATGGAATTGCATCCTGAGCAAGGCAGCTGCAAGAGATGGAGCATTTGGAATGTGCTTTTGCACATAATCTTGAATTATCTTCTCTGCTTGTGGACAGCTCTTTGCATAGAAGTTGAGTTGTAACTGAGCATGGCTTGAACCCACTATTCCTAGTAGTATACACAACACTAGAAAATTACCCAAGTCTCCAAATTTGGCCATTTTAATTACTTACTTCTTTTTGCTACTTTAGAAATAGGTCTCTTTCTTTGTTCGAGTTGCTACACACACATCTACTCCAAGTTCGTAGATGTGTTTGTATTGGATCAGAGAGAATTTATAGGCACATTGCTTTAGCTAACTTGCGTTAGTTTGTCATTCTCCATCTTTTTATTACATAAGAAAATAGATTCGTTAGGGTCTGTCTCTTTCATTCAGTTAGAGTCATACGTTTCATTGGTTAGTTGCCAAATTCAAGCTGATAACCTTTGCATATTCTTGTTAAATTAATCTGTTagaggctacttccttattgttttttttctttctgtcaATTAAGACTTAAGATAGAAGGTACGGAGTATTTGGTATTAGTAGTTCAAAGTGGGAATCAAAATAAGTATAGTTTGAAGTCAAATGATAGAAAAAgttattttgtttaaaaagtTGGAACATGCCTGTATTAAGCTAACAACCTCACTGGAAACCACCAACCTCACATTAATGTACTtgcttcaattttctttttcctttttttttttatgggcaGAAGATTTACACTGCAGTTGTGACTTAAGCTATTAATTGGTTTATTGTAAGTGCTGAGAATCAAATTAAAGTTTACTAATTTCCGGCGGATAAAGAGCAAAGATCTGGAGCGACCGATTCGGCAGAACAACTCAAAAGATAAAGGAGTATCACTAATCTCTTCATGCTCGTCTCAAGCTCGAGTGTTATTTGTATAAATAAGAATCTCCTTCGCTACATAATCTTTTCTTCGTGTAAATAGATTTAGGATCTACGGGGCAACCTTTCCTAAAAGTTAAAAGTACATGGGTCGGCACCGAGTAGTTTGGTGTCTAAGTCGATTGGTCAGGCAACGGTTATTATTTTAGTATTGCTATCTATCCAGAACTGAATGAGATTGAATAGAAAGAATGTGAAGTGCTAGCCAGCTAGTATTACAAGCTTTTTCTTATCTCTCCCTCATCATCTGTGGTTTATAGGGGGGTTAAACCAATTCACTCAAAAATTTGTCCACGGTGTACTGTCATTTGGAACCCTTTGGAAGAGCTTTTGGAGCGTGATATTcacgtaacatatcatatcccTTGGGGGTATTTTAATATGAGCTCATTTTAGTTTAGGGGGTTCTTTAAACACCCAAAAGTTTAGGTAGAAACTCATAAATTGATGATAGTTTAGGGGACTTTTGACTAATTCACTTGTAAAATTACTcaattttatatagaactttaAGAGTTAGCTGATATTTTTTGCTCTTGCATTTGTATGTTCTCTATAATTCAAATTCTAGAGcttaaaaatttgtatatttccTGTGCTTTTTTTCCCAATATGTCGGTTAGTTTGATGGAGAAGAAGATTAGGTGTTTTTATTGTTTAGAATAGTTAATCGGTGGCGTTTATTTCACCTTTAAATATCCATGTCAGCAAGCTTTTTCCTTACTCACACGCTACACATAAGTGAGGATCACGATGTGAGCCAGGTAACTTAGTTGTGCTCAAAAGGAAGGACATTAAGTACTTGGCTCAGGTGGCCAATAATATATAGCTATGACTAATGTACTAGACGTAGTTGAGTGGCTAGGTCAAAAATGGATACCAAGTTAAGGAGATTgtctatgtattttacctttaatttgagaatgttacacctcgtaaatttCCGCGTTGATTgtgtcgtaagtaaactaacgtgagtccagagaggctatgatacccctataaggttaaggaagacttttaataagtgttagacaagtatttaaaggtttcgggatcaagcgaatcgaagaaattaagtttgttgaaaatttgggaaaacttggcagaattccgacaggaaattttggtccaacttgagagaggcatatctcctagaatatgaggagttacggaatccataacctatgtaaattaaAGTTCGGCTAGTCTTCTTTCTAATGCAACTGACAAATCGCAATTCCGAGAAGTATGGGATAAAGTACGACCCATACAAaaatgtacgtcccgtacattCTGGACATACcttacttgaaatttccaaaaagttgaaattttttgaCCTTCAAGTACGGGATGAACAGTAACCCGTACTTTGTccgaaatttccagaaattggaAGTcggtggatttttttttcctaagccTATAAATAGATGTTTCCTCgacttgggcctcattttcacccaaaaataaATCCCTAATGTCTCTCTAAGCTTCCCGTAACATCCATAAACActccaaatcaaaatcaagagaAGATTAACCTTGAAAACCTAAGTTAATTTTGAGAAGTTGGAtgttcttgctttcacttgGAGTTGTGGGGATTAAGTCTTGGagcaagttgtgtgagttgaaattcttcaaatataaggtatgttcttcatcttatctcttatgttaagttgatttgaaggtttagcaagtcttagaaagtgaaaagagttatggggaaaagttcaaatatgaattgatgatattttgagttgtaaattaacttgagctataattgttagcatgttatgagtataatcttgttatgaggggtaataatgatgttgaggaagtgtggtatacaagtgtataaggggttgtattgaagttattgttatggattgtttatgaaaagaagtttgggattggattgagtataattggaatgtaatcttttgattatggaattgttggtgTTTTTATTGTGGTTTTGAGAGTTGTTTTTGAGTTGGAGGAAATAGAAGATagaaggggaaatgctgcccaattttcgttagctcatttATTAATCTAGTTTGACCACATAAGCGTTTCAATGTCTTACCTGGAGTGCGAATcattttgaatgtagatttacgagctcggaaGGAtaggcgttgagtagttaaggagacgacgaggtatgttaaggctaacactttctttctaaaggcatgattcccttattgtgaacccatacatgttatCTATAA from the Lycium ferocissimum isolate CSIRO_LF1 chromosome 11, AGI_CSIRO_Lferr_CH_V1, whole genome shotgun sequence genome contains:
- the LOC132035908 gene encoding plant UBX domain-containing protein 4-like, coding for MENQANLPTDSQREELLTTFCEITSSTKPEALFFLESHNFDLDSAVSTFFDGSGPNNTLPAAADDDGDIPVSAAAQRRSPSRSRSPSPPRPRRNPPSTTQGGGGGRRSGGIHTFSDLNRRPVAGSGSDDDEPQEYYTGGEKSGMLVQDPSKANNVDAIFDQARQHAAVEGPPASSGSRSFTGTSRRLTGETVSAAAPQPPESVTHIITFWTNGFTIDDGPLRRFDDPENAPFLESIRKSECPKELEPEDRRTSVRVNLTRREEDCPVPEKRRTLFQGTGRTLGSTSNAEQVDSIGAMPSFTAAPSPSVGLVVDQSQPSTSIQLRLADGTRMVSRFNYQHTIRDIRGFIDASRPGGSRSYRLQTVGFPPKQLSDLDQTVEQAGLANSVVIQKL
- the LOC132036500 gene encoding peroxidase 3-like, with protein sequence MAKFGDLGNFLVLCILLGIVGSSHAQLQLNFYAKSCPQAEKIIQDYVQKHIPNAPSLAAALLRMQFHDCFVRGCDASVLLNFTSSTKNQTEKVAVPNQTLRGFSFIDGVKKAVEAECPGIVSCADIVALVSRDSVVVTGGPYWNVPTGRRDGRLSNASEALANIPPPTSNFSSLQTSFASKGLDLKDLVLLSGAHTIGVSHCPSFSSRLYNFTTVWGTQDPSLDSEYAANLKMKKCKSINDNTTIVEMDPGSSSKFDLSYYKLVLERKGLLQSDAALTTSATTKSYINQLVQGSLQQFNVEFGLAMEKMGRIEVKTGSAGEIRKHCAVVNS